From Oscillospiraceae bacterium CM, a single genomic window includes:
- the rsmD gene encoding 16S rRNA (guanine(966)-N(2))-methyltransferase RsmD, translating to MRIISGSARGRRLKEPMGQEIRPTTDMVKESVFNIIQFDIEGRRVLDLFAGTGQLGIEALSRGAQSAVFVDQSNDALALVRENLKNAGFMDKATVLKGDALAFLHHAGPFDLIFIDPPYGVGLVGKALDIIFKIDILKENGIIICETKADQTLPEAPPPYEKGREYRYGRIKISLYGKRAAGNLPGAQPFE from the coding sequence ATGAGAATCATCAGCGGCAGTGCCCGCGGCAGGCGGCTCAAAGAGCCAATGGGCCAGGAGATCCGGCCGACAACCGATATGGTCAAAGAGTCGGTCTTTAACATTATTCAGTTTGATATTGAGGGCCGCCGCGTACTGGATCTTTTTGCGGGGACGGGCCAGCTCGGTATCGAGGCTTTAAGCCGCGGCGCCCAAAGCGCCGTCTTTGTCGACCAGTCGAATGATGCCCTTGCGCTCGTGCGGGAGAACCTCAAAAACGCGGGTTTTATGGACAAAGCGACGGTTTTGAAGGGGGATGCGCTGGCCTTTCTCCACCATGCCGGGCCGTTCGACTTGATCTTCATTGATCCGCCATACGGTGTGGGGCTCGTCGGAAAAGCACTTGACATAATATTTAAAATTGACATATTGAAAGAAAATGGTATAATAATCTGCGAAACAAAAGCCGATCAAACCTTGCCGGAAGCGCCCCCGCCTTATGAAAAAGGCCGGGAATACCGCTACGGCCGTATCAAGATATCGCTCTACGGCAAGCGCGCGGCTGGCAATCTGCCCGGCGCGCAGCCCTTTGAATAA
- the uvrC gene encoding excinuclease ABC subunit UvrC yields the protein MTFEELRAKALGLPLKPGVYIMMDKMGNVIYVGKAKLLKNRVSSYFHGGHAPKTEAMIAKIFDFDVIIAASEFEALLLENSLIKHHMPKYNILLRDDKGYPFIRVDVKSAYPAFSIVSKPESDGAKYFGPYGSRGTTKSAIDAVKKALLMPTCGKKFPRDIGRERPCLNYHMGACRGYCQKDVTNAEYKEAVDAALTIFEGKTSELTRRLTDEMASAAENLRFELAAEKRDRLRAVTRLETKQLVVAGSFADTDVVGYERGAAKTCFVVLHYIGGTLLDKDFELFDSPFEEDGEAMSAFLRQYYLTRGTVPKSVCLPFEMEDAALLERLFSESAQYRVYLTVPQRGDKLRLVETANLNAKEEAERASTYEEKTSKTLEWLQKALRMDVLPERIEAYDISNTGSSDIVAAMTVFVRGKPLKRDYRKFKIKTLTGQDDYGSMAEVVSRRIARYISDDEKFSNLSDLLLIDGGAAHAKAARDVLVSAGVRVPIFGMVKDDRHRTRALVSPDGEEIGISTNPAVFALIGTIQEETHRFAIEFHRSRRSKNSTRSALDDIDGIGEKRRAALLKSFGSLKAIKAADLAALSAVVPKDAAKKVFNHFRRDVSTPEIKENGE from the coding sequence GTGACATTTGAAGAACTGCGCGCCAAAGCGCTCGGTTTGCCTTTAAAACCGGGCGTTTACATCATGATGGACAAAATGGGGAACGTTATTTACGTCGGCAAGGCAAAGCTCTTAAAAAACAGGGTCAGCAGCTATTTTCACGGCGGGCACGCGCCGAAAACAGAAGCAATGATCGCAAAAATCTTTGATTTTGACGTTATCATTGCCGCGTCGGAATTTGAAGCCCTGCTTCTGGAAAATTCCCTCATCAAGCACCATATGCCGAAGTACAATATCCTCCTGCGTGACGACAAGGGCTATCCCTTTATCCGTGTGGACGTTAAGAGTGCCTATCCGGCTTTTTCGATCGTCTCGAAGCCGGAGTCGGACGGGGCGAAATACTTCGGCCCCTATGGCAGCCGGGGGACGACGAAAAGCGCCATCGACGCCGTCAAAAAAGCGCTCCTTATGCCGACGTGCGGAAAAAAGTTCCCGCGTGATATCGGGCGAGAGCGCCCGTGCCTCAATTACCATATGGGGGCTTGCCGCGGCTATTGCCAGAAAGACGTTACAAACGCCGAATACAAAGAGGCGGTAGATGCCGCGCTGACGATCTTTGAAGGAAAAACGTCGGAGCTGACGCGCCGCCTGACTGATGAGATGGCTTCGGCCGCTGAAAACCTGCGGTTTGAGCTGGCCGCCGAAAAACGTGACCGCCTGCGCGCCGTCACCCGTCTGGAAACAAAGCAGCTCGTCGTCGCCGGGTCGTTTGCTGATACAGACGTCGTCGGCTATGAGCGAGGCGCTGCGAAAACGTGCTTTGTCGTCCTGCATTATATCGGCGGGACGCTCTTGGACAAGGATTTCGAGCTTTTTGACAGCCCGTTTGAAGAGGACGGGGAGGCTATGTCTGCCTTCCTGCGCCAATATTATCTCACGCGCGGCACCGTGCCGAAATCGGTTTGCCTGCCGTTTGAAATGGAGGACGCGGCGCTTTTAGAGCGGCTGTTTTCGGAAAGCGCGCAGTATCGTGTTTATCTGACCGTTCCGCAGCGCGGCGACAAGCTCCGGCTTGTTGAAACAGCCAATTTAAATGCCAAGGAAGAGGCCGAGCGCGCCTCGACGTATGAGGAAAAAACGTCCAAAACGCTCGAATGGCTTCAGAAAGCACTCCGAATGGACGTTTTACCCGAGCGCATCGAGGCGTATGATATTTCCAACACCGGCTCGAGCGACATTGTCGCGGCCATGACGGTTTTTGTCCGGGGCAAGCCGCTCAAACGCGATTATCGGAAATTTAAAATTAAAACACTGACCGGGCAGGACGATTACGGCAGCATGGCGGAGGTCGTCTCCCGCCGAATTGCCCGGTATATAAGCGACGACGAGAAGTTTTCAAACCTTTCGGACCTGCTTTTAATCGACGGTGGGGCCGCCCATGCCAAAGCGGCGCGGGATGTTTTGGTTTCGGCGGGCGTCCGCGTTCCGATTTTCGGCATGGTTAAAGATGATCGGCACAGAACGCGCGCGCTCGTCTCGCCGGATGGGGAGGAGATTGGCATCAGTACCAATCCCGCCGTCTTTGCGCTCATTGGCACCATCCAGGAGGAGACGCACCGCTTTGCCATTGAATTTCACCGAAGCCGGCGCTCGAAAAACAGCACGCGTTCGGCGCTGGACGACATTGACGGCATCGGCGAAAAACGGCGCGCCGCGCTTTTAAAGAGCTTCGGGAGTCTCAAAGCCATTAAAGCGGCGGATCTCGCGGCGCTTTCGGCCGTCGTGCCGAAGGACGCGGCGAAAAAAGTGTTTAACCATTTCCGCCGGGATGTAAGCACCCCGGAAATTAAAGAAAACGGAGAATAA
- the rsmH gene encoding 16S rRNA (cytosine(1402)-N(4))-methyltransferase RsmH yields the protein MAHTPVLLEACINGLHIKPGGTYVDATLGRAGHAQEIAKRLESGRLIGIDRDEAAISAAGETLKAFAGKVTLVRGDFRNIGAILDTLGLTTVDGMLFDLGVSSPQLDEAARGFSYRTDAPLDMRMDKSAALTAFDIVNTWPENDLKRILYAYGEERHAPRIAAAIIKRRAVSPVNTTLELSDIIRAAMPAAALREKQHPAKRTFQAIRIAVNDELGAIEEMLSTAPDRLASNGRLCIISFHSLEDRLVKNAIARRERGCTCPPDFPVCVCGFVPTLRTVTKKPITPDAAELEQNPRSRSAKLRIAERV from the coding sequence ATGGCGCATACGCCGGTGCTCCTAGAAGCCTGCATCAACGGGCTGCATATCAAACCGGGCGGGACATATGTCGACGCAACGCTCGGCCGGGCGGGTCACGCCCAGGAGATCGCCAAGCGGCTTGAAAGCGGCCGCCTCATCGGCATCGACCGGGACGAAGCAGCCATCAGCGCCGCGGGTGAAACGCTTAAAGCGTTCGCCGGGAAGGTCACACTCGTTCGGGGAGACTTTCGAAACATCGGTGCGATTCTGGACACGCTGGGTCTCACAACGGTTGATGGGATGCTCTTTGACCTCGGCGTCTCATCACCGCAGCTTGACGAAGCGGCGAGGGGCTTTTCGTACAGGACAGACGCGCCGCTCGATATGCGGATGGACAAGAGCGCGGCTTTGACAGCTTTTGATATCGTCAACACCTGGCCGGAAAACGATTTAAAGCGCATTCTTTACGCGTACGGCGAAGAGCGACACGCCCCGCGCATCGCGGCCGCTATCATAAAACGCCGCGCCGTATCGCCGGTAAACACAACGCTGGAGCTGTCAGACATTATTCGCGCGGCGATGCCCGCGGCGGCACTCCGCGAGAAGCAGCATCCGGCCAAACGCACCTTTCAGGCCATCCGCATTGCTGTCAATGATGAACTGGGTGCGATTGAGGAAATGCTGAGCACCGCACCGGACAGGCTGGCATCTAACGGCAGGCTGTGCATTATCAGCTTTCATTCGCTGGAAGACAGGCTTGTAAAAAACGCCATCGCGCGGCGCGAAAGAGGCTGTACATGCCCGCCTGATTTCCCGGTCTGCGTCTGCGGCTTTGTGCCGACGCTCCGAACCGTCACAAAAAAACCGATTACGCCGGATGCGGCTGAATTAGAGCAAAACCCACGTTCGAGAAGCGCCAAGCTCCGCATTGCGGAGCGCGTCTAG
- the coaD gene encoding pantetheine-phosphate adenylyltransferase, with translation MLTAVYPGSFDPITLGHLNIIKRAAALFDKVYVCVMKNSEKDPLFTREERVELIERTVTRFPNVAVETSDGLLVQYARDRGASVIVKGLRAVSDFDWEFQMALANRKIDPKIDTLFLASSEKYTFLSSTVVKELAKYGADLRDFVPREILDDVVDKINCKR, from the coding sequence ATGTTAACAGCCGTCTATCCCGGCAGCTTTGATCCTATCACGCTAGGGCATTTGAATATTATCAAGCGTGCCGCCGCCTTATTTGACAAGGTGTATGTCTGTGTCATGAAAAATTCGGAAAAGGACCCTCTTTTCACGCGGGAAGAGCGCGTTGAGCTGATTGAACGAACCGTTACCCGTTTTCCCAATGTCGCGGTTGAAACGTCGGACGGGCTGCTCGTCCAGTATGCGCGCGACAGGGGGGCGAGTGTTATTGTCAAGGGCCTCCGGGCCGTCTCGGATTTTGACTGGGAATTTCAGATGGCGCTGGCCAACAGAAAGATCGACCCGAAGATTGATACGCTTTTTCTGGCCTCCAGTGAGAAGTATACGTTTTTAAGCTCGACGGTCGTCAAGGAGCTTGCAAAATATGGCGCCGACCTGCGGGACTTTGTTCCCCGGGAAATCCTTGATGATGTCGTCGATAAAATCAACTGCAAGAGGTGA
- the mraZ gene encoding division/cell wall cluster transcriptional repressor MraZ produces the protein MTGIYAHSLDAKGRLFIPAKIREELGEVFFVTLSMEKCLTAYSSESWDKFMDKIKAMPKVKQIKMRPLFAHAAKCELDGQGRILLPTNLRDFAGLVKDVTVVGSGESAEFWDSEAWAKVDAVETTPENIADVFMELDF, from the coding sequence ATGACCGGCATTTATGCGCACAGTCTGGATGCAAAAGGGCGTCTTTTTATCCCTGCCAAAATCCGTGAAGAACTCGGCGAGGTTTTCTTTGTGACGCTCTCGATGGAAAAGTGCCTGACGGCGTATTCCTCGGAGAGCTGGGACAAATTTATGGATAAAATCAAGGCCATGCCGAAGGTCAAACAAATAAAAATGCGCCCGCTTTTTGCGCACGCGGCAAAATGCGAGCTGGATGGGCAGGGGCGTATTCTGCTGCCGACCAATTTAAGAGACTTTGCCGGCCTTGTCAAAGATGTCACTGTCGTCGGCAGCGGCGAGTCGGCCGAATTTTGGGATAGCGAAGCCTGGGCGAAGGTTGACGCCGTCGAGACGACGCCGGAGAACATTGCCGACGTGTTTATGGAGCTTGACTTCTGA
- the thiC gene encoding phosphomethylpyrimidine synthase ThiC: MNYKTQMDAAKKGYFTKEMSVVAKKENIEEEKLRGLVACGRVVIPANIRHKSLSAEGIGDGLRTKINVNLGVSGDCADYAKEIEKVKLAMSFGAEAIMDLSNYGKTNRFRRELIACSAAMVGTVPIYDAIGYLEKDLKEMTASDFLKIVEAHAAEGVDFMTIHAGVNRRALECFKRDRRRLNIVSRGGSLLFAWMEMTGSENPYYEHYDEVLDILREYDVTISLGDALRPGCIDDSTDAGQISELIELGSLTKRAWEKDVQVLVEGPGHMALNEIAANMAVQKRLCHGAPFYVLGPIVTDIAPGYDHITSAIGGAVAAANGANFLCYVTPAEHLRLPDLSDVKEGIVAAKIAAHAADIANGLPGARDADNRMSDARRRLDWDEMFAVAIDQEKAKRYFEALPPAEKHSCSMCGKMCAIRTTNSILEGKDVIFESII; encoded by the coding sequence GTGAATTATAAAACACAAATGGATGCCGCGAAAAAAGGATATTTCACAAAAGAAATGTCCGTTGTCGCAAAAAAGGAAAACATCGAAGAAGAAAAGCTCAGGGGACTTGTTGCCTGCGGCAGGGTTGTCATTCCCGCCAATATCCGTCATAAATCGCTGAGCGCCGAGGGCATCGGTGATGGACTCAGGACGAAAATCAATGTCAACCTTGGCGTTTCAGGCGACTGCGCGGATTACGCAAAGGAAATTGAGAAGGTAAAACTGGCCATGAGTTTTGGGGCGGAAGCGATCATGGATTTAAGCAATTACGGCAAGACGAATCGTTTCCGCAGGGAGCTGATCGCCTGCTCTGCCGCAATGGTCGGAACCGTTCCGATTTACGATGCGATCGGTTATCTGGAGAAAGATTTAAAGGAAATGACAGCCTCGGATTTTTTAAAAATTGTTGAAGCGCATGCTGCCGAGGGCGTTGATTTTATGACGATCCATGCGGGCGTCAATAGGCGGGCGCTCGAATGCTTCAAACGGGATCGGCGGCGGCTGAACATCGTCTCCAGAGGCGGCTCGCTCCTGTTCGCGTGGATGGAAATGACCGGTAGCGAGAACCCGTATTATGAACATTACGACGAAGTTTTAGATATTCTTCGCGAATATGACGTGACAATCAGCCTGGGGGACGCTTTAAGACCTGGATGTATTGACGACAGCACCGATGCCGGCCAGATCAGTGAACTCATTGAACTCGGCAGCCTGACGAAACGTGCCTGGGAAAAGGACGTGCAGGTTCTCGTTGAGGGGCCCGGACATATGGCGCTCAATGAAATTGCTGCAAACATGGCCGTTCAGAAGAGACTGTGCCACGGGGCACCCTTTTACGTGCTTGGCCCGATCGTAACAGACATTGCGCCGGGGTACGACCATATCACCTCGGCTATTGGCGGCGCGGTCGCGGCGGCAAACGGCGCGAATTTCCTGTGTTATGTGACGCCTGCGGAGCATCTGCGTCTGCCGGATTTATCGGACGTCAAAGAAGGTATTGTCGCGGCAAAAATCGCGGCCCACGCCGCCGATATCGCCAACGGTCTGCCCGGCGCCAGAGATGCTGATAACAGAATGAGCGACGCCCGTCGCCGTCTGGACTGGGACGAGATGTTCGCCGTCGCCATCGATCAAGAGAAAGCAAAGCGCTATTTCGAAGCATTGCCGCCCGCTGAAAAGCATTCCTGCTCGATGTGCGGTAAAATGTGTGCGATCAGAACCACAAACAGTATTTTGGAGGGCAAAGACGTCATATTTGAGTCCATCATATAA
- a CDS encoding UDP-N-acetylmuramoyl-L-alanyl-D-glutamate--2,6-diaminopimelate ligase — protein sequence MKLRDLLEGIAVVAQTADMALDITGISYDSRTTRPGEAFVAVEGFESDGHRYIAAAVEKGAAVVICQRLPETDDVPYVLLDDTRRGLAAVSANWFHKPAERLKIIGVTGTNGKTTTTHLIKAMIEHCTGDEVGLIGTNHNMIGQTVLETSHTTPESYELQKLFAEMADAGCTWVVMEVSSHALMLERVYSVIFDVAVFTNLTQDHLDFHRTMDAYAEAKARLFKQATRGVVNADDDYAGMITTASSCPVLTYSAKNDTSDLAAKRIRLYADRVEFCALTLEGLQKIELHIPAAFSVYNALAAIGTGLQLGFSMEKIAAALSSCPGVKGRVEVVPTGRDFTVIIDYAHTPDALEKVIATFKALKTGRVVTLFGCGGDRDKTKRPLMGEIASRLSDFVIVTSDNPRTEKPGEIIKDILKGMKRTKTPYIVIENRKEAIGWALRNAQPGDILLLAGKGHETYQIIGREKSHFDEREIVREFLAE from the coding sequence GTGAAACTTCGCGATTTACTTGAAGGGATAGCGGTCGTGGCGCAGACGGCCGACATGGCGCTTGACATTACCGGCATCAGCTACGATTCGAGAACGACGCGGCCCGGTGAAGCTTTTGTCGCCGTCGAAGGCTTTGAAAGCGACGGCCATCGGTATATCGCGGCTGCGGTTGAAAAGGGCGCGGCGGTTGTTATCTGCCAGCGACTGCCGGAGACGGATGACGTCCCCTACGTTTTGCTTGACGATACGCGCCGGGGCCTGGCGGCCGTTTCCGCCAACTGGTTTCACAAACCGGCCGAACGCCTGAAAATCATCGGTGTCACCGGCACAAACGGCAAGACGACGACAACGCACCTCATTAAAGCCATGATCGAGCACTGCACCGGCGACGAGGTCGGCCTCATCGGAACAAATCATAACATGATCGGCCAGACTGTCTTGGAGACAAGCCATACAACGCCGGAATCATATGAGCTCCAAAAGCTTTTTGCGGAGATGGCGGACGCCGGATGTACATGGGTTGTCATGGAGGTCTCGTCTCACGCGCTGATGCTTGAAAGAGTTTACAGCGTAATATTTGACGTGGCCGTCTTTACAAACCTCACACAGGATCACCTCGATTTTCACCGGACGATGGACGCATACGCCGAGGCGAAAGCACGCCTTTTTAAGCAGGCGACAAGAGGCGTTGTCAACGCCGACGACGATTATGCCGGTATGATTACAACGGCGTCATCGTGCCCCGTCTTAACCTACTCGGCGAAAAACGACACGTCAGATCTTGCGGCGAAACGCATCCGCCTGTATGCCGACCGCGTGGAGTTTTGTGCTTTGACATTGGAGGGGCTTCAGAAGATCGAGCTGCATATTCCGGCTGCTTTCTCTGTGTATAACGCCCTGGCAGCCATTGGAACCGGCTTGCAGCTCGGTTTTTCTATGGAAAAGATCGCAGCGGCGCTTTCCAGTTGCCCCGGTGTGAAGGGGCGCGTCGAAGTTGTCCCAACGGGGCGGGATTTTACTGTTATTATTGACTACGCTCACACGCCTGATGCTTTGGAAAAAGTGATTGCCACGTTCAAGGCGCTTAAGACGGGGCGCGTCGTCACGCTGTTTGGCTGCGGCGGTGACAGGGACAAGACAAAAAGACCCCTGATGGGAGAAATCGCATCGCGCTTGTCCGACTTTGTCATCGTCACGTCCGACAATCCGAGGACAGAGAAGCCGGGGGAGATCATTAAAGATATTCTCAAAGGCATGAAACGGACAAAAACGCCGTATATTGTCATTGAAAACAGGAAAGAGGCGATTGGCTGGGCGCTTCGTAACGCACAGCCCGGCGATATCCTGCTACTGGCCGGAAAAGGACACGAGACGTATCAGATTATCGGCAGGGAAAAGTCGCATTTTGACGAGAGAGAAATCGTCAGAGAATTTTTAGCCGAGTGA
- a CDS encoding cell division protein FtsL: MATQAATMRYASRAAVQGSSAYDLSRTRRPEANNVRPKKPAPELERPESAPRRREHAQKAPSVATRTHAKKQKAYGISAFAVVGFAVAAVLMVFVLLAHVKYDEVTNETVQLQSQLNDLNEQERKLEIAYGNAFDVNTVEQYATHELGMSKPAQSQVGTVSVTAQDKAVVVSAPSDTGGNRESMLTFLLSLVAYFK, translated from the coding sequence ATGGCAACGCAGGCAGCGACAATGAGATATGCCTCTCGCGCGGCTGTTCAGGGCAGTAGCGCCTACGATTTAAGCCGGACGCGCCGCCCGGAAGCGAATAACGTCAGGCCAAAAAAACCGGCGCCTGAGCTTGAAAGGCCGGAAAGTGCGCCGAGAAGGCGGGAGCATGCACAAAAAGCGCCGTCGGTCGCTACGCGGACGCATGCGAAAAAGCAGAAAGCCTACGGTATCTCCGCTTTTGCTGTCGTTGGCTTTGCCGTTGCGGCCGTCTTAATGGTGTTTGTGCTCTTGGCGCACGTTAAATACGACGAGGTGACGAACGAAACGGTGCAGCTCCAGTCGCAGCTGAACGATTTGAACGAGCAGGAGAGAAAACTGGAAATTGCGTATGGAAATGCGTTTGACGTCAACACGGTAGAGCAATACGCCACACACGAGCTTGGCATGTCCAAGCCGGCGCAAAGTCAGGTCGGCACCGTCTCGGTGACGGCACAGGATAAAGCCGTTGTCGTCAGCGCCCCGAGCGACACCGGCGGCAATCGCGAAAGCATGCTCACATTTCTCCTGTCTCTTGTTGCATATTTTAAATAA
- a CDS encoding PASTA domain-containing protein, with the protein MADSSKGRAKRHKGALQRPNKTILSRTLLLMAVCGVAAFVVLAVKLYQVQIIQHDEYERRAVEQQTRESKVTAARGTIYDTNGKVLAMSASVETVFISPYEMKLYNENQELIADNLSSILDVDKNEILNKMKDTSSWYKTVKTKIEADLADKVRQFIKTNNIKSVHLETDTKRYYPNSSLASHILGFVGSDNIGLEGLEAKYNKYLQGTDGRVVRLKNARGTDMLLNDFENYYDAKNGDNITLTIDATIQYYVEKHLAQAIEDYDVQNGAACIVMRPATGEILALSSYGNYDPNNYMALSTEVQTDLSKITDEAEYKEKLKEALLAQWRDKPIADTYEPGSVFKIITCAMALEENVVSLDDTFYCGGSINVLGRSGPLKCWKTIGHGSQTLVEAMQHSCNVALVSIGLEIGADTFYKYIDAFGFFDKTGIDLPGESGSIWWPSKTFEDPNNLSQLAAASFGQTFKITPIQLVSAVSAVVNGGDLMKPYIVKQITDQSGNVVEANEPTTVRQVISEQTSKTMRDILEAVVSGEEGTGKNAEVPGYKIGGKTGTSEKVAEDAKSDGPKQYIVSFCGVAPTDDPQVVILLLLDNPNPNTGIYVSGGVMAAPVVGQILSDVLPYLGIKPVYTDEEQKELDIIVPKANDKSVEEATKMMENLGLTVKVVGSGATVTDQLPMANAAVAPGSQIILYAGAQKPTNTVTVPDLHEMSFAEAKRALSAVGLYIKSGGVLSTSPNALVSMQSISKNEQVTVGSVVEVTLVDKSILGHY; encoded by the coding sequence ATGGCGGATTCATCAAAAGGCAGAGCAAAACGGCATAAAGGCGCCTTGCAGCGGCCGAATAAAACAATTCTCAGCCGCACACTTCTACTCATGGCAGTGTGCGGTGTTGCTGCGTTTGTGGTCCTTGCTGTTAAGCTGTATCAGGTCCAGATTATTCAGCATGACGAATATGAGCGGCGTGCTGTGGAGCAGCAGACACGCGAATCAAAGGTCACGGCGGCGCGCGGGACGATTTATGATACCAACGGCAAAGTGCTGGCGATGAGCGCCTCCGTCGAGACAGTTTTTATAAGTCCATACGAAATGAAGCTCTACAATGAAAATCAGGAGCTGATTGCCGACAATCTTTCGTCTATTTTAGACGTTGACAAAAATGAGATCCTCAATAAAATGAAGGATACGTCTTCGTGGTATAAGACGGTGAAGACGAAAATTGAAGCAGACCTTGCCGATAAGGTGCGCCAGTTTATTAAGACGAACAACATTAAAAGCGTCCATCTGGAAACGGATACAAAGCGCTATTACCCCAACAGCAGCCTGGCTAGCCATATCCTCGGGTTCGTCGGCAGCGATAATATCGGCCTTGAGGGGCTTGAGGCCAAATACAATAAGTATCTGCAGGGAACGGACGGTCGCGTCGTACGTCTGAAAAACGCCCGCGGCACCGATATGCTTTTAAACGACTTTGAAAACTATTACGACGCCAAAAACGGCGACAACATCACCCTTACGATTGATGCGACGATACAGTATTACGTTGAAAAGCATCTGGCGCAGGCCATCGAGGATTACGATGTTCAAAACGGCGCGGCCTGTATTGTGATGCGACCCGCGACAGGTGAAATTCTCGCGCTGTCGAGCTACGGCAACTATGATCCGAATAATTATATGGCCCTCAGCACCGAGGTACAGACAGATCTGTCGAAAATAACGGATGAGGCGGAATATAAGGAAAAGCTGAAAGAGGCGCTTTTAGCGCAGTGGCGTGACAAACCGATTGCCGACACTTATGAGCCGGGATCTGTTTTTAAGATTATTACATGCGCTATGGCGCTGGAAGAAAACGTCGTCAGCCTGGACGATACGTTTTACTGCGGCGGCTCCATCAATGTATTGGGGCGCTCAGGTCCGCTCAAGTGCTGGAAAACAATCGGCCATGGCTCACAGACGCTCGTTGAGGCTATGCAGCATTCCTGTAATGTTGCGCTCGTCAGCATTGGGCTCGAAATCGGAGCCGACACATTTTATAAGTATATTGACGCGTTCGGTTTCTTTGACAAGACAGGTATTGACCTGCCCGGTGAAAGCGGCAGCATCTGGTGGCCTTCCAAAACGTTCGAAGACCCGAATAATCTCTCTCAGCTCGCCGCTGCCTCGTTCGGTCAGACGTTTAAAATCACACCGATTCAGCTGGTATCCGCCGTCTCCGCTGTCGTCAACGGCGGCGATCTGATGAAGCCCTATATTGTCAAGCAGATTACCGACCAGAGCGGCAACGTCGTGGAGGCGAACGAGCCGACAACCGTTCGGCAGGTCATCAGTGAACAGACGTCAAAAACCATGCGGGACATTTTGGAAGCCGTCGTCTCCGGTGAGGAGGGTACCGGCAAAAACGCGGAAGTTCCCGGCTACAAAATCGGCGGCAAGACGGGTACCTCGGAAAAGGTCGCCGAGGATGCGAAGAGCGACGGGCCAAAGCAATATATCGTCTCCTTCTGCGGCGTCGCGCCGACGGATGATCCACAGGTTGTCATTTTGCTGCTTTTGGATAATCCAAATCCGAATACGGGTATTTACGTCAGCGGTGGCGTGATGGCGGCGCCTGTCGTCGGCCAGATACTCTCCGACGTGCTGCCATATCTCGGCATTAAGCCGGTCTACACCGACGAGGAGCAAAAAGAGCTTGATATCATCGTGCCGAAAGCAAATGACAAATCGGTTGAAGAGGCGACGAAGATGATGGAAAACCTCGGTCTCACCGTGAAGGTCGTCGGCAGCGGCGCAACCGTAACCGACCAATTGCCGATGGCAAATGCCGCCGTGGCACCGGGCAGCCAGATCATTCTTTACGCAGGCGCGCAGAAACCGACTAACACCGTCACCGTCCCAGACCTGCATGAAATGAGTTTCGCGGAAGCGAAAAGGGCCCTTTCGGCCGTTGGGTTATATATTAAATCGGGCGGTGTGCTCTCAACATCACCGAACGCCCTCGTGTCGATGCAGTCCATTTCGAAAAATGAGCAGGTGACGGTTGGTTCCGTTGTTGAGGTTACCCTCGTTGATAAAAGCATACTTGGACATTATTGA